From the Synechococcus sp. HK01-R genome, one window contains:
- a CDS encoding dual specificity protein phosphatase, whose product MARQLMVPSITPPSPRRFRIDWVLVDALAVGPAPRAERHLQRLHDAGIRAVFSLCSNEEAPAPAGLEESFCCKRLVLPDHRSADVLELGQLEDALQQLAALHQVGPVFVHCVAAMERSPLVCMAWLVQTQALSPTEALDYLMQVHPGTNPLPRQLALLRQLNRVGVAA is encoded by the coding sequence TTGGCTCGACAACTGATGGTGCCGTCGATCACACCACCATCGCCGCGTCGCTTCCGAATCGACTGGGTGCTCGTCGATGCACTGGCGGTGGGTCCGGCACCGCGGGCTGAGCGACATCTGCAACGGCTGCACGACGCCGGCATTCGCGCTGTGTTCAGTCTCTGCAGCAACGAGGAAGCCCCAGCCCCAGCCGGTCTGGAGGAGAGCTTTTGCTGCAAGCGCCTGGTGCTGCCGGATCACCGCAGTGCAGACGTGCTCGAACTGGGGCAGCTGGAGGACGCTCTCCAGCAGCTCGCGGCGCTGCACCAGGTGGGTCCGGTGTTTGTGCATTGCGTGGCAGCCATGGAGCGTTCGCCGCTGGTGTGCATGGCCTGGTTGGTGCAAACCCAGGCACTCTCCCCCACCGAGGCGCTCGACTATCTGATGCAGGTGCACCCCGGCACCAACCCACTGCCGCGCCAGCTGGCCTTGCTGCGACAGCTCAACCGCGTGGGAGTGGCTGCATGA
- a CDS encoding polysaccharide biosynthesis tyrosine autokinase: MSKLVASPGQSPDFNPQGIQTVQVRDLGQVPPGMGSSDDEIDLREVWRALRRRKKLVGVTAAAVIGLAGLVTVYQRVFRPVYQGSFVLLITDPISTEGGGSHAAAGFNNTMFEQLARNTTSNDIPTLIEVLQSPLLLGPIARRFDLDENSLANRITISSGGEKRKEAEGVLNVSLTGRDPEQDEAVLKALSTAYLQAALQQRQQRLADGLAFLNKQAPALQAKTDQIQSEVAAFRRQHSLLEPSAEGGALKEREAGMAAQVLDLQAGRNRLLKVRQEIANGTLTARGFQEAIGGMGNGTTAGGGVQGLTISDVDQSLLQQLLKVETELAEARSKYNPDSSMVQGLEARLNQLKPLLRKNQLEAVDAALSLNAGRLATARAQEQELNAQFLKQPALIKQYEALQTRLTIAQENLAGLVSARENFQLEIAQRSVPWRVIDPPEINPNPIKPSVPRNLALGAMLGLVAGAGAGLLRDRMDHVFHHAGEVKDELGLPLLGHVPYVSFFQGVREDKRFMLNELDSQTLPVSDPQQKQEAGYQRFFYQEAFRNLFTSLRFLNSDRPLRSISLTSSLPTEGKSLVNSLLAKTLSEMGQRVLLIDADMRKPQLHTRLGLNNLRGLSNLLSDEAPAWRDALQQVEGYEGWSVITAGRRPPDPARLLSSGRMHQLVQDLEASGEFDLILFDTPPVLGLADAALVAEHCDGLMLLVSLDRVDRGLPREAVNRIRSSGAPLLGIVTNAIKPERQGASAYGYGQYGYGNYGYGYGYGYGGYCYAAYDPAAAYAHYAEAEPEGGDTAGVSRQQRRVTAAPKAPSSLRERVAQRRRQLMRWLDN; the protein is encoded by the coding sequence ATGTCGAAACTCGTTGCCAGCCCTGGCCAGAGCCCGGATTTCAATCCCCAGGGCATCCAGACCGTTCAGGTGCGCGACCTGGGGCAGGTGCCACCTGGCATGGGCAGCAGTGACGACGAGATCGACCTGCGCGAGGTGTGGCGCGCCCTGAGGCGGCGCAAAAAACTGGTGGGTGTGACCGCCGCTGCCGTGATCGGCCTGGCCGGACTGGTCACGGTGTATCAGCGGGTGTTCCGGCCGGTTTATCAGGGCTCCTTTGTCCTGCTGATCACCGACCCGATCAGCACCGAGGGTGGGGGCAGTCACGCTGCCGCAGGGTTCAACAACACCATGTTTGAGCAGCTGGCTCGCAACACCACCAGCAACGACATCCCCACCCTGATCGAAGTGCTGCAGAGCCCATTACTGCTCGGCCCGATCGCGCGCCGTTTCGATCTCGATGAAAACTCCCTTGCCAATCGCATCACGATCAGCTCCGGCGGCGAAAAGCGCAAAGAGGCGGAAGGCGTGCTCAATGTGAGCCTCACCGGCCGCGATCCTGAGCAGGATGAAGCCGTGCTCAAGGCCCTGAGCACGGCCTATCTCCAGGCCGCCCTCCAGCAACGGCAGCAACGCCTGGCCGATGGCCTCGCTTTCCTCAACAAACAAGCGCCGGCGCTGCAGGCCAAAACCGATCAGATCCAGTCTGAGGTGGCCGCCTTCCGGCGCCAGCATTCCCTGCTCGAGCCCTCCGCGGAAGGGGGAGCGCTCAAGGAACGCGAAGCGGGCATGGCCGCCCAGGTGCTCGATCTGCAGGCCGGACGCAACCGTCTGCTCAAGGTGCGCCAGGAAATCGCCAACGGCACCCTCACCGCCCGCGGCTTCCAGGAAGCGATCGGTGGGATGGGCAACGGCACCACGGCCGGTGGTGGTGTGCAGGGCCTCACCATCAGCGATGTGGACCAGAGCCTGTTGCAGCAACTGCTCAAGGTGGAAACAGAGCTGGCGGAAGCCCGCTCCAAATACAACCCTGACTCCTCCATGGTGCAGGGCCTGGAGGCACGCCTCAATCAGCTGAAACCGCTGCTACGCAAAAACCAATTGGAAGCGGTGGATGCCGCGCTCAGCCTCAATGCCGGCCGCCTCGCCACAGCAAGAGCCCAGGAGCAGGAACTCAATGCCCAGTTCCTCAAACAACCGGCACTGATCAAGCAATACGAAGCCCTGCAGACCCGGCTCACGATTGCGCAGGAGAACCTGGCCGGCCTCGTGAGCGCTCGTGAGAATTTCCAACTGGAAATCGCCCAGCGCAGCGTGCCCTGGCGGGTGATTGATCCACCGGAAATCAATCCCAATCCGATCAAACCCTCGGTGCCGCGCAACCTTGCCCTTGGCGCCATGTTGGGATTGGTGGCCGGCGCTGGCGCCGGCTTGCTGCGCGATCGCATGGATCATGTGTTCCACCATGCCGGTGAGGTGAAGGATGAGCTAGGCTTGCCCCTGCTGGGTCATGTTCCCTATGTGAGTTTTTTCCAGGGGGTGCGAGAAGACAAGCGCTTCATGCTCAACGAGCTCGACAGTCAGACCCTGCCGGTGAGCGATCCCCAGCAAAAGCAGGAGGCCGGTTACCAACGTTTCTTCTATCAAGAGGCCTTCCGAAACCTGTTCACGTCGCTGCGCTTCCTCAACAGCGACCGGCCGCTGCGCTCGATCTCCCTCACCAGCTCCCTGCCGACAGAAGGCAAATCACTGGTGAACAGCCTGCTGGCGAAAACCCTTTCGGAAATGGGGCAACGGGTGCTGCTGATTGATGCCGACATGCGCAAGCCGCAGTTGCACACCCGCTTGGGGCTCAACAACCTGCGCGGACTGTCCAATCTGCTCAGTGATGAAGCGCCCGCCTGGCGCGACGCTCTGCAACAGGTGGAGGGCTATGAGGGGTGGTCGGTGATCACCGCCGGTCGCCGCCCCCCCGATCCCGCCCGGCTACTCAGTTCCGGGCGCATGCACCAACTGGTGCAGGACCTCGAAGCGAGTGGTGAGTTTGATCTGATCCTGTTCGACACACCACCGGTGCTCGGTCTGGCCGACGCCGCCCTGGTGGCCGAACACTGCGATGGCCTGATGTTGCTGGTGAGCCTGGATCGCGTCGATCGCGGCCTGCCCAGGGAAGCGGTGAACCGCATCCGCAGCAGCGGTGCCCCCCTGCTGGGCATCGTGACCAATGCGATCAAACCAGAGCGGCAGGGTGCCTCGGCCTATGGCTACGGCCAATACGGCTACGGAAACTATGGCTATGGCTATGGCTATGGCTATGGCGGTTACTGCTATGCCGCCTACGACCCTGCAGCGGCCTATGCCCATTACGCCGAAGCGGAGCCTGAGGGCGGCGACACTGCGGGGGTATCCCGTCAGCAACGACGGGTGACAGCGGCCCCGAAAGCCCCCAGCAGCCTGCGTGAGCGGGTAGCCCAGCGCCGGCGTCAGCTGATGCGTTGGCTCGACAACTGA
- a CDS encoding polysaccharide biosynthesis/export family protein, whose protein sequence is MTRLRTLALASWLASQPLLVSGVAAAPSLEAPIVAPATQTQSGMNRSDLVLQGDAYIIGPGDVLDLKLFDAPELSGQLEVLNDGSVPLPLIGSVRLSGLTLQQATVWVQTLMGQQLLRPDLQLRVVRPRPIRVALVGQVERPGIYSLTVSETVQTEGGPTTSISGLPTVVDAIQKAGGITQKANLRDVVLQRRLPGGDQPVRYKQAKLNLLDLILEGNQTQNPFLFDGDTIRLSRVDETPEEAIELAAVNLSPQVINVNVIGEVETPGRLQLQANTPLVQAVLAAGGPKAWRANKGNVELVRINRNGSATLERFALDLSQGASNAKNPPLRDGDTVKVNRSGLAQASDAINAVSQPVSGLVTIWTLLRLVNDTTN, encoded by the coding sequence ATGACCCGGTTGCGCACTCTTGCCCTGGCGTCATGGCTGGCCAGTCAGCCCCTCTTGGTTTCCGGGGTGGCAGCCGCGCCGTCGTTGGAGGCACCAATCGTGGCGCCAGCGACCCAGACGCAGAGCGGCATGAACCGCAGCGATCTGGTGTTGCAAGGCGACGCCTACATCATCGGTCCCGGCGATGTGCTCGACCTCAAGTTGTTTGATGCGCCGGAGTTGTCGGGGCAACTGGAGGTGCTCAACGATGGTTCAGTGCCTCTGCCCCTGATCGGCAGCGTGCGCCTCAGCGGGCTGACCCTGCAGCAGGCCACGGTGTGGGTGCAAACCTTGATGGGGCAGCAACTACTGCGCCCGGATCTGCAGCTGCGGGTGGTGCGACCGCGGCCGATTCGGGTGGCGCTGGTGGGTCAGGTGGAGCGGCCCGGTATCTATTCCCTCACCGTGAGTGAGACGGTGCAAACCGAGGGCGGCCCCACCACCAGCATCAGCGGCTTGCCCACGGTGGTGGATGCGATTCAGAAGGCGGGGGGCATCACTCAGAAGGCGAATCTGCGCGATGTGGTGCTGCAACGGCGACTGCCGGGCGGCGATCAACCGGTGCGCTACAAGCAGGCCAAACTGAACCTGCTCGATCTGATCCTGGAGGGCAACCAGACCCAGAACCCCTTTTTGTTTGATGGCGACACCATTCGCCTGTCGCGGGTCGACGAGACGCCGGAGGAAGCGATTGAACTGGCGGCGGTGAACCTTTCGCCGCAGGTGATCAACGTGAATGTGATCGGCGAAGTGGAGACCCCAGGACGGTTGCAGTTGCAGGCGAACACGCCGTTGGTGCAGGCGGTTTTGGCAGCTGGTGGTCCCAAGGCCTGGCGGGCGAACAAGGGCAACGTGGAGCTGGTGCGGATCAATCGCAACGGTTCGGCCACCCTGGAGCGTTTTGCCCTGGATCTGAGCCAGGGGGCATCCAATGCCAAGAACCCTCCCCTGCGCGATGGCGACACGGTGAAGGTGAATCGCAGCGGCCTCGCCCAGGCGAGCGATGCGATCAATGCCGTGAGCCAACCCGTGAGCGGCTTGGTCACGATCTGGACTCTGCTGCGTCTGGTGAACGACACCACGAACTGA
- a CDS encoding Nif11-like leader peptide family natural product precursor: MTSALEAFVDAVERSPEHQQRVSEATTPEQITALAADLGCSVSTQDLRAFSRELCATWWPWSEKGHAWRRAFFGG, translated from the coding sequence ATGACTTCAGCTCTCGAAGCGTTCGTCGACGCAGTGGAGCGTTCGCCTGAACATCAGCAGCGTGTGTCGGAAGCCACAACGCCGGAGCAGATCACGGCCCTGGCGGCTGATTTGGGTTGCTCAGTGTCCACTCAAGATCTGCGTGCGTTTTCGCGGGAATTGTGCGCTACCTGGTGGCCCTGGTCGGAGAAGGGGCATGCCTGGCGTCGCGCCTTTTTTGGCGGTTGA
- a CDS encoding type II toxin-antitoxin system VapC family toxin: protein MNADTRSLVLDASAVVRLICHDPATGSWDAQLRQASMVLAPELMLTEVANALWKLQRNGSLAGVDPQALLADARDLVDQFEPDRALQAEGLALACHLDHPVYDCLYLALARREAAALLTADQRLRRLADRVLP, encoded by the coding sequence GTGAACGCTGACACGCGCTCACTGGTTCTCGATGCCTCCGCTGTGGTGCGGCTGATCTGCCATGACCCTGCGACGGGAAGCTGGGATGCTCAGCTCAGGCAAGCTTCGATGGTGTTGGCCCCAGAGCTGATGCTCACCGAGGTGGCGAATGCCCTGTGGAAACTTCAACGCAACGGCAGTTTGGCCGGAGTCGATCCCCAGGCGCTGCTCGCCGATGCACGCGATCTGGTGGATCAATTTGAGCCAGACCGTGCGCTGCAGGCGGAGGGGCTGGCCCTGGCCTGCCATCTCGATCATCCTGTCTACGACTGCCTCTATTTGGCTCTGGCACGGAGAGAAGCGGCGGCGTTGCTCACGGCTGACCAGCGCCTACGCCGATTAGCAGACCGGGTACTCCCCTGA
- a CDS encoding type II toxin-antitoxin system VapC family toxin produces MTTSTQTASAPTQPDAFVLDTSALLRFYLADGPCLPSLELAMQRGCSGDALLLIPDLCLLECASVLLKQEQRQLLSVDECRDLMTDLLQLPLRPTSASELAVAALEQAMALSLSVYDASFLALALKHDALLITADQRLAKAAASLGCAAPVE; encoded by the coding sequence ATGACGACCTCAACGCAGACGGCATCAGCGCCGACCCAACCCGACGCTTTTGTGCTCGATACCTCTGCTCTGCTGAGGTTTTATCTGGCTGATGGGCCATGTCTTCCCTCCTTGGAGCTCGCCATGCAGCGGGGGTGCAGTGGCGATGCCTTGTTGTTGATTCCTGATCTCTGCCTGCTTGAGTGCGCTTCGGTGCTGTTGAAACAGGAGCAGCGCCAGTTGCTCAGCGTGGATGAGTGCCGTGATCTGATGACGGATCTGCTGCAACTGCCACTTCGGCCGACCAGCGCTAGCGAACTCGCGGTTGCAGCGCTTGAGCAGGCAATGGCGCTCTCTCTGAGTGTGTATGACGCCAGTTTCCTTGCTTTGGCCCTCAAGCATGACGCTCTTCTAATCACAGCGGATCAACGATTGGCCAAGGCAGCTGCCTCCCTTGGTTGTGCTGCTCCCGTTGAGTGA
- the gmd gene encoding GDP-mannose 4,6-dehydratase produces MTASATTATPTKTALITGITGQDGSYLAELLLEKGYVVHGIKRRASSFNTTRIDHLYQDPHESDPRLVLHYGDLTDSTNLIRIIQQVQPDEIYNLGAQSHVAVSFEAPEYTANSDALGTLRILEAVRMLGLTAKTRIYQASTSELYGLVQEVPQKESTPFYPRSPYGVAKLYAYWITVNYREAYGMYACNGILFNHESPRRGETFVTRKITRGLARIDAGLEQCLFMGNLDSLRDWGHARDYVEMQWRMLQQEQPEDFVIATGRQESVRRFIELAASELGWGGIEWQGEGLEEAGLRADTGDVVVRIDPRYFRPAEVETLLGDPTKAKEKLGWTPTTTLEELVAEMVAADRDGAKKDAYLKRKGFAVVGSMENPPTNPEAIKAAGGAA; encoded by the coding sequence ATGACCGCAAGCGCCACAACTGCCACCCCCACCAAAACCGCCCTGATTACCGGCATCACCGGCCAGGACGGCAGCTATCTGGCGGAGCTCCTGCTGGAGAAGGGTTATGTGGTGCATGGGATCAAGCGCCGGGCGAGCAGTTTCAACACCACCCGGATCGATCACCTCTACCAGGATCCGCACGAGAGCGACCCGCGCCTGGTGCTGCACTACGGCGATCTCACCGACAGCACCAACCTGATTCGGATCATCCAGCAGGTGCAACCCGATGAGATTTACAACCTTGGCGCCCAGAGCCATGTGGCCGTGAGCTTCGAGGCGCCGGAATACACCGCCAATTCCGACGCGCTGGGCACCCTGCGGATCCTGGAGGCGGTGCGGATGCTGGGGCTCACAGCAAAAACCCGTATCTACCAGGCCAGCACCAGTGAGCTCTACGGCTTGGTGCAGGAGGTGCCGCAGAAGGAGTCCACCCCCTTCTACCCGCGCAGTCCCTACGGCGTGGCGAAGCTCTACGCCTACTGGATCACGGTGAACTACCGCGAGGCCTATGGCATGTATGCCTGCAACGGCATCCTGTTCAACCATGAGAGCCCGCGCCGCGGCGAAACGTTCGTGACCCGCAAGATCACCCGCGGCCTGGCGCGGATCGATGCGGGGCTGGAGCAATGCCTGTTTATGGGCAACCTCGACTCCCTCCGCGACTGGGGTCACGCCCGCGATTATGTGGAGATGCAGTGGCGCATGCTCCAGCAGGAGCAGCCGGAAGACTTCGTGATCGCCACCGGCCGGCAGGAATCGGTGCGGCGCTTCATCGAACTCGCCGCTTCCGAGCTGGGCTGGGGCGGCATCGAGTGGCAGGGCGAAGGCCTCGAGGAAGCCGGCCTCCGCGCCGACACCGGCGACGTGGTGGTGCGCATCGACCCGCGCTACTTCCGTCCGGCGGAGGTGGAAACGCTGCTGGGCGACCCCACCAAGGCCAAAGAGAAGTTGGGCTGGACGCCCACCACCACCCTGGAGGAACTAGTGGCGGAGATGGTGGCCGCAGACCGAGACGGCGCTAAAAAAGATGCTTACCTCAAACGCAAGGGCTTTGCAGTGGTGGGGTCGATGGAAAACCCGCCGACCAACCCTGAAGCGATCAAGGCAGCTGGAGGGGCAGCGTGA
- a CDS encoding GDP-L-fucose synthase, with protein sequence MTPLITPADRIYVAGHRGMAGSAICRALERAGYHQLLTASRSELNLLDGSAVEAWFAKHQPSVVVLAAAKVGGIQANSSYPADFLLENLKIQTNVIETAWRSGVRRLLFLGSSCIYPKFAEQPIREEALLTGALEPTNEWYAIAKIAGIKLCEALRRQHGFDAISLMPTNLYGPGDNYHPTNSHVLPALIRRFHEAAEAKSPSVTCWGTGSPLREFLHVDDLGEASMFALEHWSPAPGELTYLNVGTGVDLSIRELAESVANATDYSGMINWDTSKPDGTLKKQLDVTRMSTLGWRARISLAEGLKSTVAKFRDQLSLKLVRL encoded by the coding sequence GTGACTCCCCTGATCACCCCCGCTGACCGCATTTACGTGGCCGGCCACCGCGGCATGGCCGGCAGCGCCATCTGCCGTGCCCTTGAGCGTGCCGGCTACCACCAGCTGCTCACCGCCAGCCGCTCTGAGCTCAATCTGCTCGATGGCTCCGCCGTGGAAGCCTGGTTCGCCAAGCACCAACCCTCCGTGGTGGTGCTCGCCGCGGCGAAGGTGGGCGGCATCCAAGCCAACAGCAGCTACCCGGCGGACTTCCTGCTGGAAAACCTCAAGATCCAGACCAATGTGATCGAAACGGCCTGGCGTTCTGGCGTGCGACGGCTGTTGTTTCTGGGCAGCAGCTGCATCTACCCGAAGTTCGCCGAGCAGCCGATCCGCGAGGAAGCCCTCCTCACCGGAGCGCTGGAGCCTACGAACGAGTGGTACGCGATCGCCAAGATCGCCGGCATCAAGCTCTGCGAGGCGCTGCGCCGCCAGCACGGCTTCGATGCGATCAGCTTGATGCCCACCAACCTCTATGGGCCGGGTGATAATTACCACCCCACCAACAGCCACGTGCTTCCGGCGCTGATCCGCCGCTTCCATGAGGCGGCGGAAGCTAAGTCTCCAAGCGTGACCTGCTGGGGCACCGGTTCACCGCTGCGCGAATTCCTGCATGTGGATGACCTAGGCGAAGCCTCCATGTTTGCTCTCGAGCACTGGAGTCCAGCCCCCGGTGAGCTCACTTATCTGAATGTGGGCACAGGCGTGGACCTGAGCATTCGCGAGTTAGCCGAATCTGTTGCTAACGCCACTGATTACAGCGGCATGATCAATTGGGATACCAGTAAGCCCGATGGCACCCTAAAAAAACAGCTGGACGTGACACGAATGTCCACCCTTGGCTGGCGGGCACGGATTTCCTTGGCCGAAGGCTTGAAGAGCACAGTGGCTAAGTTCCGCGACCAGTTGAGCTTGAAACTGGTTCGGCTTTAG
- a CDS encoding ABC transporter ATP-binding protein, with amino-acid sequence MTTQPLAKQQAFPSTLTLLLGIWGNLSRHRRIQLGFLLVVMLASGGAELVSLGAVLPFLEVLNDQEGLWQQPFVQALAPRVGFTTANDLLLPATLAFAAAAVLAALVRLSNLWLNGRLAAAVGSDLSCEAYRRTLYQPYAVHLQRNSSAVITGATAQIGRTVAALDSLLGLITSAVVAVGLLMGLLVIDASIALGAAALFGSAYGVLAMTANRQLRSNGQKITEASRLQLKALQEGLGAIRDVLLDGSQLTFLQQYRKADRPLRQLTAKNVFLGAFPRFAIEAMGLVAIALLGGLLVFQRGSSAAVIPSLGALALGAQRLLPALQQVYNGWSNLTSFNAAMKDVLEMLSQTLPPKIDGVKPLTMHQAISFDGVYFRYENDQTSVLRGLNLEIKCGESIGLIGSTGSGKSTSVDLLMGLLVPTDGKILLDGKDLHDPAHPERLVEWRASIAHVPQTVYLADSSFAENIAFGIPKQNIDLGLVKRAAQQAQIDSFIESNPESYEGFVGERGVRLSGGQRQRLGIARALYKKARVLVLDEATSALDTRTEQIVMKSINNLSESLTVIMIAHRLSTLESCDRVIRLEDGCVSADGPPQLVLGIQS; translated from the coding sequence TTGACAACACAGCCTTTGGCAAAACAGCAAGCATTCCCTTCAACCCTCACACTCCTGCTGGGCATTTGGGGCAACCTCAGCCGACACCGGCGCATCCAGCTGGGATTTCTTTTGGTGGTTATGCTGGCCAGTGGTGGAGCGGAGTTGGTTTCGCTAGGGGCGGTTTTGCCTTTTCTTGAAGTTCTCAACGATCAAGAGGGGCTTTGGCAGCAACCTTTCGTTCAGGCTCTGGCCCCTCGCGTTGGTTTTACGACGGCAAATGACCTGCTGTTGCCTGCAACTTTAGCGTTTGCGGCGGCGGCTGTACTGGCGGCATTAGTTCGACTGTCAAATCTGTGGCTCAACGGACGACTAGCGGCGGCTGTTGGCTCAGACTTGAGTTGCGAGGCCTATCGACGCACTCTTTATCAGCCCTATGCGGTGCATTTGCAACGCAATAGCAGTGCTGTCATTACTGGAGCAACAGCACAGATTGGTCGAACAGTAGCTGCTCTCGACTCTTTGCTGGGATTGATCACCTCTGCTGTGGTTGCAGTTGGGCTGTTGATGGGGTTGTTGGTCATTGATGCATCAATTGCATTGGGTGCTGCTGCACTTTTTGGCTCCGCCTATGGAGTTCTAGCGATGACAGCTAACCGCCAGTTGCGGAGTAACGGTCAAAAGATCACCGAAGCCTCAAGACTCCAGCTCAAGGCCCTACAGGAGGGATTGGGCGCCATTCGCGATGTACTGCTCGATGGAAGCCAGCTCACCTTTTTGCAGCAGTACAGGAAAGCAGATCGCCCTTTACGCCAACTGACTGCAAAAAACGTCTTCCTTGGGGCTTTCCCTCGCTTCGCCATTGAGGCCATGGGGCTGGTGGCGATTGCACTCCTCGGAGGGCTGTTGGTGTTTCAGCGAGGCAGCAGTGCTGCGGTGATTCCTTCGCTTGGTGCTCTGGCCTTAGGGGCTCAACGCTTGTTGCCTGCGTTGCAACAGGTCTATAACGGCTGGTCGAATTTGACCAGCTTCAACGCTGCCATGAAAGATGTATTGGAGATGCTCAGTCAGACTCTTCCTCCAAAAATTGACGGTGTCAAACCCCTTACAATGCACCAAGCCATAAGTTTTGATGGTGTTTATTTTCGTTATGAGAATGACCAAACGTCTGTTCTTCGAGGACTGAATTTGGAAATAAAATGTGGTGAAAGTATTGGTCTTATAGGGAGTACTGGGAGTGGCAAAAGCACCTCAGTTGACCTTTTGATGGGCTTGCTGGTTCCTACAGATGGAAAGATTCTATTGGATGGTAAAGATCTACATGACCCTGCGCACCCGGAACGTCTAGTGGAATGGCGCGCTTCTATTGCCCACGTTCCACAGACTGTTTATCTGGCCGATAGCTCGTTTGCTGAGAACATAGCCTTTGGTATCCCTAAACAGAACATCGACTTAGGATTAGTAAAGCGCGCAGCTCAACAAGCACAGATCGATAGCTTCATTGAGTCTAATCCTGAGAGCTACGAGGGCTTCGTTGGTGAACGTGGTGTTCGGCTCAGTGGTGGCCAACGACAGCGTCTTGGTATTGCTAGAGCTCTTTACAAAAAAGCGCGGGTTCTGGTGTTAGATGAGGCAACCAGCGCTCTCGATACCCGAACTGAACAAATAGTCATGAAGTCTATCAACAATCTCTCTGAATCTCTCACAGTTATTATGATCGCTCATCGCCTCAGCACTTTGGAGAGTTGTGATCGGGTCATTCGTTTAGAAGATGGTTGTGTATCAGCTGACGGACCTCCACAGCTGGTTTTGGGCATTCAGTCCTAA
- the pseB gene encoding UDP-N-acetylglucosamine 4,6-dehydratase (inverting), which translates to MLFNSNSSILITGGTGSFGKAFIAEVLERFPEIHRLVVYSRDELKQWELQQIFPSSKFPQLRFFLGDVRDRDRLRRAFEGVDTVVHAAALKQVPAAEYNPMEFVSTNVLGAENIVQASLDTNVKRVVALSTDKAAAPVNLYGATKLCSDKLFIAANNIKGPRDLTFSVVRYGNVMGSRGSVIPFFLEKVKTGLLPITDPEMTRFNISLKEGVDMVIYALENALGGELFVPKIPSYRITDVAEAIGPSCEKPIVGIRPGEKIHEEMITSSDSFTTIDLNHYYAILPNDPFLMQKYIESEAVFSKVPAGFSYDSGTNTEFLSVDQLRALIREHVDHAFMPL; encoded by the coding sequence ATGCTGTTCAACTCAAATTCAAGCATCCTGATCACTGGTGGAACGGGAAGTTTTGGCAAAGCTTTTATTGCAGAAGTGTTAGAGAGGTTCCCTGAGATTCATCGGCTTGTTGTCTACAGCCGAGATGAACTCAAACAGTGGGAGCTGCAACAAATCTTTCCTTCATCAAAATTTCCTCAACTTCGATTCTTCCTAGGTGATGTTCGAGATCGTGATCGACTTAGGCGTGCTTTTGAGGGTGTCGATACGGTGGTGCATGCAGCAGCTTTGAAGCAGGTACCGGCTGCCGAATACAATCCTATGGAGTTTGTCAGCACTAATGTTCTAGGTGCTGAGAATATTGTTCAAGCCAGCCTTGACACCAACGTAAAACGAGTAGTCGCATTGAGCACTGACAAAGCAGCTGCTCCAGTTAATCTATACGGCGCTACAAAACTTTGTTCGGATAAGCTGTTTATAGCTGCTAACAACATCAAGGGCCCTCGCGACTTGACCTTTTCAGTGGTTCGTTATGGCAATGTGATGGGCTCTCGTGGTTCGGTCATTCCTTTCTTCCTGGAGAAGGTTAAAACCGGTCTCCTGCCAATCACTGATCCGGAGATGACTCGTTTCAATATTTCTCTCAAAGAAGGTGTTGATATGGTGATTTACGCACTAGAAAATGCTTTGGGAGGAGAGCTATTTGTTCCCAAAATTCCCAGTTACCGCATTACGGATGTAGCCGAGGCTATTGGTCCAAGCTGTGAAAAACCAATTGTTGGCATTAGACCCGGCGAAAAAATTCACGAAGAGATGATCACTTCTTCCGACAGCTTTACTACCATCGATCTCAATCATTACTACGCAATTCTGCCCAACGATCCCTTCCTAATGCAGAAGTACATAGAGTCTGAGGCTGTTTTCAGCAAAGTACCTGCTGGTTTTTCCTATGATTCTGGTACAAATACTGAGTTCTTGTCTGTGGATCAGCTGCGTGCCCTAATTCGTGAGCATGTGGATCATGCCTTTATGCCATTATGA